A window of bacterium genomic DNA:
ATACCGTCGAGGAGATCATCCCGGGGCGGAACATTGATGAAGAACCGCGGCGGCGCTATCTCATGGACCCGCGGGACGAGTTGCGGGCGTTCCGTCTGATGGACGAGCGCGGCTGGGGTCTTGTGGGGATCTATCACTCGCACCCGGCGACCGAAGCCTACCCCAGCGAAACAGACAGGCGGCGCGCGCACGACGAAGAGAACCGGCCGCTGTTTCCCGGAACACGCTACATCATCGTCTCGCTGCGGGAGCCGCACCGTCCCGAGGTTCGGGCCTTCCGCTTCGACGGCGCGGGCGCTTCTGAGGTCGTATCCGAGGATGTGGTCGTGACGTGAAGGTCAGCACCCGGGCGGAATACGGGATTCGTGCGTTGATCGATCTGGCCCAGCACTACGGTGAAGGGCCGGTGCAGAGCCACGAGATCGCGCGGCGCCAGGGACTCCCCGAGCCCTACCTCAATCAGCTACTCACGACCCTGCGGCGGGCCGGCCTCGTCCAGAGCAAGCGGGGTCCGAGCGGCGGCCACGTGCTCGCCCGGACGCCGGAGGGCGTCACGATCGGCGAAGCGTTTGTGGCCCTCGAGGGCAGCGTGGCGCCGTGGCTGTGCGTCGAAGAGGAAGACGCCCACTGCATCTACGCGCCCGGCTGCGGGCTGCGGCCGGTCTGGCAGGCCGTGAAGGCCGCGACGGAGGACGTCCTGAACCGTACCACTCTGGCGGATGTCATCGGGCGGCCGCTTGCGCCGCTGAC
This region includes:
- a CDS encoding Rrf2 family transcriptional regulator → MKVSTRAEYGIRALIDLAQHYGEGPVQSHEIARRQGLPEPYLNQLLTTLRRAGLVQSKRGPSGGHVLARTPEGVTIGEAFVALEGSVAPWLCVEEEDAHCIYAPGCGLRPVWQAVKAATEDVLNRTTLADVIGRPLAPLTKA
- a CDS encoding M67 family metallopeptidase, producing the protein MALKLSRWQFEQMLAQARTEAPNECCGVLLGLDDTVEEIIPGRNIDEEPRRRYLMDPRDELRAFRLMDERGWGLVGIYHSHPATEAYPSETDRRRAHDEENRPLFPGTRYIIVSLREPHRPEVRAFRFDGAGASEVVSEDVVVT